ACAATTCCCTCCTTCCCACCATACTCTCTCAAAAGCATTGGGCTTCCTGGGGACTTAGTAACGTATttgcgtttgtgtgcgtatgtatgtccaTTCTTTAAGAAGAACATGTGTTTTTCTTGCTCAAGTGTATCTTCGAGCTTGGTTTTTGTCATCAGAATTAATTAACGATTTTCTATTCATGCGTCAATTGATAAATTATCAGGATATTGATCCAAAAATCAGTAAGCCAGCTACGAAAAAGTTTTCCGTCTATCTCTTGTACTTAGCTCCCGAAACTGTGGCTCTATCCATATTTGATGACAATGTTCCAGCAGAGGTGAAGGCAAATAATGCTCAAGTTGTGCTAGAAGCATACAaaggtgaagaagaggaagaagaaaaaaatcaactgaaGAGGTACATTCTGCACCAAAataacttttcttcttttacaaacATGGAGTTTTCGCCTTTTGTAACTCCTGGTACAAAAACATTCTTCACGAGATTTTCTATCAGTGCCGATTTCCTCGACAAAGACCCTTCAACGTGGAAGGATGATCCAAGTTATTTACttagaattgttattatctcatatctgattagtctGTTATTACAttacatgcttcacaattttagtatacataccttcttaatatttcctcctatgttctgtATACACTGAGGACGCATTAAAGCCTTTTTCggagctactttatttgaattattactatcggataactaatttcatgttattacatacgTGACACCGCAATTTGGATATTCATAAATTATtgagaattcctaaaaacaagatcctgtgtaagacagttcggtattctctgtaaaagaacaaaaaccattttaagggctacatactttgtattgttgttattggattagtaagtcaattatgagaacggaaccaagggataagccccgctttccagGGATTTACCGtttacgtcagctagtatatatatatatgtatatatgtgtgtgtgtgtgtgcgtgtgtgcgtgcgtgtgtgtgtgcgtgtgtgtgtgtgtgtgtgtgtgtgtatatataaatatatatatatatatatatatatatatatgtaagtatgtgtgtatgtatatattatctacatatacatatatatatatgtatgcatatatgtatatatatatatatatatatatgtatatatattatatatatatatatatgtatatatatacatatatatatatatataattatacgcatatatgtatgcatatatgtatatatatacatatatatacatatatatatatatatatatatatatatatatatatatatatatgtatgtatatgtatatatatgtatatatatatatatatatatacatatacatatatatataattatacacatatatgtatgcatatatgtgtgaggaaTGCAAAGAATTCTAAGATCTCGTACCAGCTGATGTGCTGGGTATTGAGAGTGATCAGCAGAAACACTTGGGCACTTGTAAAGCCTTTCTAATTGATGTGTATTGTAGGGAATGTCCCACACCTGTGAGGTTTATAAGTTAAAACAATGCCTGCTTTCAATTTTCGCATAAGTGTACGTGTTgagtaggcatgtatgtgtgtgcgtgcgactgtgtgtgcgtgcgtgtgtgtgtgtgtgtatgtgtatgtgtgtgtgtgtgtgtgtttgtaaaacaaATCATAGTCTATTGTAACACggattttcttttgtattattatGAATGAAGAGGAGTGTGCTACCGGGGAGCGTGCCAGGGATTGTTCATGAATATGtaaagtatgtatgaataaacgtatgtatatacatatatatgtatatgtgtttatataaatatatgtgtgtgtgtgtatatataaatatatatatatatatatgtatgtatgtacgtatgtatgtatgtatgtatgtatgtatgtatgtatgtacgtatgtatgtatttatgtatgtatgtatgtatgtatgtatgtatatgtacgtatgtatgtaggtaggtgtagttcgtgtatgtatgtatatatataagtatgtatatgattgtatttatgcacatattcattcatgtgtatgtatatgtatacatatagctcTGTGTGtgggtgaaagtgtgtgtgtgtgtgtgtgtgtgtatgaaagggtGAAGTAGGAAGCAGCCGGCAACGTAAACAGGTTACATATGTCACATTAATTGTTTCCATACTTTCATTGTGCTTTATTCTTCCGTGACGGAAGTGCAGCACTTGTTAGATAttctgttgttgtgtgtgtgtgtctcatatatacatacatacatacacacacacagatatgtatgtttgtatgtatgtatatatacgtttatatgtatatatatatatatatatatatgtgtgtgtgtgtgtgtgtgtgtttgtgtgtgtgtatgcctgtatatatatattcatatttatttatgtattgtatgtatgtatgtatgtatgtatgtatacatatatgcgtgtatctataaacacagacatgacagaagtaaatagatattCCCTTATAATCGCTAAAGTTGATCCAGATCTGAAATTATGCATTCAAATtactcattaattattattatgtgaatatctaatatttagtagacatgccctttgtaTTTTTCAGTGCAAAGACCCTATTAGGCATgctgatcagatgacgaatattcttttgaggaatttcttgccaaatttcatgcagtaatctcaaaaagTCTGTCCAGTTTATTTACGAGGGTGagaaatcccgagttgacatctgctcttcactccattctcgcgaactcatttcaccttttttggatagacttgtgactgatgACGGAAAATGCAtcatctatcgaaatgttaaacgtcgtaaacagtggcttagtaaaagggaaaaagctcaagcacaaccgagaagggaacttcatagaaaaaaagttcttctctctatctggtgggattgcaaaggagtaattcactttgatttGTTATCACTTattgcaacaatcaatgctcaagtctactgtcagcaataagagcgtttgaaccaagctttgaagaaaaaaagacccactttagtgaatcgaaaaggagtgatgtttcatcaggataatgcgcaaccccacactgcaaagatcatatcacagaagatcgaagagcttggttgggaaaaaattcctcatccaacttattctcccgacctacctccttcagactaccatttgtttcgtagtttacagaatcatttgggagacataactttcgcaagccaaaagacttttacattgatgggattaaaaagtttgtaaatagatggaaggaagtcatagataatcagggaaggtacattgatgattaaatacaacatctgatcacttgttttctttattcaaaattcggacagaaattatgggatgacctgatagtatAGCGTACCTTAATATCATTACAGTTGTACCATATCGTATTCTTTTTATTATGTCCCTTCTTATCTTtttctcgtatgtatgtatgtatgtattgtatgtatgtatgtatgtatgtatgtatgtatgtatgtatgtatgtatgtatgtatatatatattatatatatatatatatatatatatatatatatatatattatatatatatatatatatatgtatgtatatatatatatatagtgtatgattAATTCATAGGATGAAGTTCTACAAATCATATTTGTCAAAATGGAGGAGATAAGATGTTAAAAATTTGTAAGAGGTTTATTCATGCATACAATCGTTtcgtacatagatataaattcattttagatcatatcatacatagatataaattcatTAGGCAGTCAGGTAAACAGATGAGCAATGAACAATCAACAGATTATCAACAAGTGAAATTCCTAATCAAAAAGTCAGTATTTCAGAAATTTCAGCGGAATATTTCAGAAAGTTGAGTGTCTCCACGCTGTCAGGAAAAAATTGTAGGATAAGGTCGTAAGTAGAAAGATAGTTGGGGATATTATGACCTATAAGAAGTTATTAAACCAAGCGTGCTCGCCTACAAAGGAGAGTAGAGGCAGAACATATCCAATTATAGTTAATAGTAGGCAAACATTTAACGCTATCGAGACAAGTTATTCTTCGATGTGTActagaggtggtcaaactctgcataaggagtaaacagccacaatgtatgtatgtatgtatgtatgtatgtatgtatgtatgtatgtatgtatgtatgtatgtatgtatgtatgtatgtatgtatgtatgtatgtatgtatgtgtgtgtatgtatgtatgtatgtatgtatgtatgtatgtatgtatgtatgtatgtatgtatgtgtgtatgtatgtatgtatgtatgtaggtaggtatgtatgtatgtatctatgtatgtatgtatgtatgtatgtgtgtatgtatgtaggtaggtatgtatgtattatgtatgtatgtatgtattatgtatgtgtgtatgtatgtaggtaggtaggtatgtatgtatgtatgtatgtatgtatgtatgtatgtatgtatgtaggtaggtcggtcggtcggtcggtatACTCTCACATTAACGTGGTCCGTGTCAAAGATTTTAACATTATGAGGTTTCTTTGAGTATGGAATTAATTATACAAGCATTAAAGTGTAGTATGAGAGGATTAGCATGGAAGCAGTAGTGACACTTTGCTCCAGGTATTCGAAGATAGATACAGGTAGAGCTAAGCCGGAAGCAGAAGTAAGAGTAATCAGTTAATAGAAATGAAAGTGTGAACTTAAAATCAGTAAAATTATCTCAATCGGTATTacctatttacttttttaattgcaCTCTTTTTACCTGTCATACTTTGGGGGTTAAATATGATATTTTTAGGAGGTGCTATGACATCTCCAGACATGTTCTGATCGTTTCAGTGAAGCATAGTCGTCTTCAATCTGCTTTGATTATTAGACAGCATTTTctcaaatacaaaaaatatcGTCTCATTTTCATTTGcctgttcatctatctatctgtttagctAGCTagatatctaactatctatctatctatctttctatctacctcacTAACAGACTGACGAACGAATGAACGAACGAGCGAACGAACAAGAGGCTTGGGAGGAAGTTAGAAATTCAAGTTTCAATGAGATTTGAGAAAAATTGCGATCAAATATATACAAGGAGGAACATAAGATCGAGGATATAACAGTCCGTATCAAACCTGTGACGTTGGATGAGGGATTTCAAGGTGTTAAAGAAGAGGATATTTAGAATATATTGCTTACTATTTAATGTGACTCGTACCGTAAGGAATTATCAGAACCACTTTCTTGTTCCGATAGTGAACTACGGATACCTTTATGATCGGTGTTAACAACAGATTGTAGAGGAATCCGTAGATTAAAAGCCTTCGTAAAATAACTCCTGCCTTAAAGCGAGTTTCCATAAAAGATACAAATGTTGGACAAAATATGAGAGTCAAGCAATATTAATGTTAGCgctaaaaaaggcggcgagctggcagaatcgttagcacgccgggcgaaatgcttaacggtatttcgtctgcgttacgttgtgagttcaaattccgctgaggtcgactttgcctttcatcctttcggggtcgattaaataagtaccagttacgcattggggtcgatataatcgacttaaaccgtttgtctgtccttgtttgttctctctgtgtttagccccttgtgggtagtaaagaaataggtatttcgtctgtcgctacgttctgagttcaaattccgccgaggtcgactttgcctttcatcctttcggagtcgattaaataagtaccagttacgcacagggaatcgacttaatccctttgtccttgtttgtcccctctatgtttagccccttgtgggcaataaagaaattagaatccttagcacaccgaacaaaacgcttagtggtatttcgtccaacTTAAGGTTCTCTGTTCAAagtccgctgaagtcgactttgcctttcatcctttcgaggttgataaaataagtaccatttgagcactggagccgatgcaattgacttaacgcctcccctgaaattactgacactgtgcccaaatttgaaaccaatgttagcaCTGAAATATTGAGAAGGATTAAATGGTCGTACGAAGGTAAAGCTGTTAACCCTTCATGCCTTCTTTCACAGTACCATGTTTACTTTTTActgctttatatttttaatgactgCATAGAGAAAATGTGCATATTCTTTTGTTATTGAGGCACAtataattttgttcatttttttttctgtagatatatgtgtacatgtgggtatatgtatgtgtgtgtgagagagagagagagagagagagagagagaggagagagagagagagagagagagagtaggcctACAGTGAttttaaatatgtacgtatatttttcactaattaaaatatcttttactgtcCTCTAATAATTAAGTTTCTGATAGAGAAAtcaaaaagaggaaaatataaatttgttaatTGAGGAATTGGTGTTAATTCAGagtctttattgtatttttctttgaggcctaaatctaatttttcgaAATACTGATTGTCTCAAATGAAACAAACATGTCACGATGGATGATTTAGGGAATGATGAATTAAATATCCTTATGAACTGCAACTTCGAAATCTGCCAATAGAGCAAGCGGATATGCATTAGGTTGCATAATTTTCAGTTGCTCGAAAAATAATTCGTATGTCTGTTTTATTCTGTAGTAATGCAAAGACTCTTGGAAAACTGCAACCTTTAACTTGTACATGAATGCTAAACAGTTGAAACCTCTGCGCTGGTACAGTTTTGAACGTTTCATTACATGCCCAATGACAATATGATGCTATATCCTGAAGAGCACTTTCTGATACAAATATTAGTATGCGCTGTTGGTCCTCGATACCCAAATTGTATCTCAGAAACTGTTCGCCATTATCAACTCTACAGTATTCTTCAGGTATTTGAAAACCAGTTCTAGCCCCTGGATTAGCGGGAAATCCAGAATTTTTTTGTTGGCACCTTTTAATATTCCTTGAAAAGTACAGGCAAACGAGGAAGTTGTGAGCAAGTATTTTCTGTTCGCTGCATAAACTTAGCTGCTATTATGCTACGCGAACTTGCTGCTATGTTTTCCACCGCTTCCAGCTTTATTTCTGCAACTACTTTTCTAGCATTTAATGATGAAGGTGCTcactagaaaaataaataattttcgaCTCATTGTTTTCTGTTACTGTGTGAATTCGCACTGAACACAGCCTTCTTTTCTCACACCTCCAGAATTCTTTTCTTAGTTTTGTATTGCTTGAATGAAAATCGTAGATGTTATTACTTTCATCAactacttttctttatttttggtcGATACCATGAACTTTGTCatttcgggttgataaattatAGATGCGTACACTAAATGTGCAGCACTCGGTATACACAGCACCATACTtaagagagagaagtaaaaagaACGATAATAACAATCCTATAACGAGGCTCGTTATATCATTAGAGATATTTCAACTTGTAttctaaagagtttatttaaaattggcCAAAAAGTCGCTGGACCAGAAAATCATCGGACAAAATGTCGTCCGACCAAAAGACGTGGACAAAAAGACGTTTGACGAAGTTACGTCTGACGAAAACACAgcaccagatagatagatagatagatagatagatagatagatagatagatagatagatagatagatagatagatagatagatagatagatagatagatagatagatagatagatagataatagatagatgtatttatgtatgtatgtatgtacacatatataaatatatatatatatgtatgtttgtatgtatgtatgtatgtatgtatgtatgtatgtatgtatatatatatatatatatagagagagagagagagagagagatagagagagagagagagatatcagaATACTCgtgtacatagatatacgcactcatacatacatacatacatgcatacatacatacatacatacatacatacatacatacatacatacatacatacatacatacatacatacatacatacgcacgtacgtacgtacgtacgtattacATACgaaacatattacatacatattacatacatatatgaaaatgagTTGCTGATGTTAATAATTAGTAATCAACAGTCAACTTCCTGTGAGAGGCCATATTTGTTATGTTGTTTCTGTttaagatgggtttttttttgtgtgatttcTCATCTCACACACTTCCTCTCTGCCATATTAGATGTGCTGATGTCAATTTCAATAATTAAAGACTATTTCTAGAATCTAATGCATCAACTTAACCACATCGCCTACCTTTCATTTTCCTTCCGTCTCAGAATCCTCTTATCTCTCATTCCAATCCTTTATCGACAATCTGTCACTCCGAACCTAGTCCAATCCTTTACTGATAAAAATCAACATTGTAATTTTTCGTTTcgcttcatcaccaccaccatcaccattgccaccaccccTTTTATTAACTTTCCCAATTCCGCATCCGTGTAAATCCATGTCCTGTCCTCTCCTAAAACTACGTCCTGCTTTGACAGAAATCTTAACCACATCGTGTGTAATCCGGCTATCCATATCCGGCAATTCAACAGTTGGAACCATGCAACAACTCATTACTGCTGGTTTACAGCgtgttaaagagaaaaagaagacatttaaaccaagaaatatttttaatatcgaTGAAACGAGTTTACTTTTCGCCAATTACCTAATAAATCGCTTACTACAAAAACTTTTACCAAAGGTGTCAAAAAGCAAGAAGAAAGACAGTGGCGCTAGCTTGTAATGCTGGTAATGCTGATGTCTGCGAAAATCTACGAAAAGTGTCCAAACTCCGATGTTTTAAGAATTTCATAGACAAACTTTATATAGATTACGACTACAATAGCAAAGCTTCCATGAACTCAAATACGTTGAGAAGCTGGATGATAGCTATTGATAAGAAAATGCGCCTTCAGCGACGAAAACTTTTGCTGATAATGGACAATGCCCTTAGACACGACATACccgataaacacaccaacgtagAAATTCACTTTCTTCCACCAACAACAATGTGCCACCTACAACCCCTAGACGCCGGAATAATTCACAACTTCAAATCTAACTACAAACGGCATCAGCTAGACCAGGTAATCACTCAACTAGACGAAAGCGGTACTTATAACATCACTGATGCTATTCGATACGTCAAAAAATCTTGGGATTCTGTGACAttatctgctatttctaactgctGGCACTACACTGGTCTCACCCATAAACCCGAAAGCACAGACAGAAGTTGAAAACGGTGATGACGACATCAATATACCACTAGCTGAACTGATTAAACAAACTGCTACTAAACTTAATACTGACCCTTCATTGGTGATGACTGCAGATGAGTTCATTAGCTTCGATGAcgataaaaaaaacttttgctgAGATGACCGATCAAGAAATTATTGACTCGCTAAAACCGCTAGAACAAAGTGATGACAAGGAACCCGCACCAAAATCTAAACCTACAACTAAAGATATAAGTAAAGCTCTGAATCTTCTTCGTGATTCGATAGAAGCAGAAGATATGACTACCGAAGATTAATTacttttagaaaaattagaaaaacgtTTTAATGCTATTAAAAATTCGAAATATAAGCAAAAAATGTTAGATTTTTTCacgaaatgattttttaaaatcatttgggTTCTTTATTGTTTATCATTAAACTTTATTTGCTCAACAATGAaacatttgttaaaatatttcaactaAAATCTGAAAGATAATCACATCAGATTATAATTGATGTTATAACAGGGGAGCAACTAGCAGAGAGGAGGGGAGACGGGCAAGAAGAACAATGTCTTCTTTTtccttcccctctcaaattccAACTTCATCCCTTTCTTTTTGAAgtttttatatgaaaattttgTTTACACTTCAAAAATCTGGTTTTTCCCATTCCCCACTTTCCAAAAGTTAGCTACGCTACtgtgttataaaaaatatttactatatgATTGGCTTTATATCTACTGCAGAAATCCTCCCTCAATTTACCGCCACCCGCGTTAAACCGTCATTTGTCATGGTCCCGTTGGTAGCGGTATAACGATGgtggactgtatatatatatgtgtctgccgctacgttctgagttcaaattccgtcgaggtcgactttgcctttcgtcctttcgaagtcgattaaataagtaccagttatgcactggggtcgatataatcaacttaatccgtttatctgtccttgtttgtcctctctgtgtttagccccttgtgggtagtaaagaaatatgtatatatatatatgtgtgtgtgtgtgtgtgtgtgtgtgtgtgtgtgtgtgtgtgtgtaggtattgcGCACTTATTTActctgttttgtatatatataggcacaggcgcgactgtgtggtaagaagcatgcttcccagccaaatggttcctggttcagtcccagtgcatggcaccttgggcaagtgtctacccGCCGTGACCCATTGGGTCACAACCACTCCAAGTTGAAAATGTCTATGCACAGCGGGAAAGGAAAAAGTACTATCTTGAATTTCatgcaataaaattcttaaataatacaGTTCTCCTGCCCTTGGTAAGGCAACATAACACGACTAAGTGTTTCTTCTTTAAAAACGTTCAAATGACCTTCAACTTTTTTCCTCACATTTTTCTTTGCCATTCTTTGTTACTATTTTTCCAAGGGAAATACATGGATACTTCAACAAAAAGTAATGTATTTGCAAAGTCATCATTGATGCACAATGAAAAGAATTCTGTCAATGTTGTTCTCATATGTCGCTCtttgacatctatatatatcctcATAATTTCTGAGCACTATTATTTGTTCATTTAGTAGATGAACTTGCAGTCTCACTATTGCAGGTACTCTGAAAATCTGCTTCGGATGGTCCAGTTTACCTACCCATTAGATATTATCATATTTCGTTATCATTCCAACTTGGTAATTTCCATTCAGTGTATACTTCAGGATGTACTTAACTGACCTCACTGAAGCAACAATTTCAACGTTGCAGTGGCATTTGAATGCTCTTAAAAGAGTTTCATTATACGGTACAACCCATTTATTGTTGATTGTTTTTTTCTATTCTGAGATTCAACACTTTTCCATTGCAACACTTTTCCATTCGTCTATAAAGAGATAGCTTCTCT
This portion of the Octopus sinensis linkage group LG12, ASM634580v1, whole genome shotgun sequence genome encodes:
- the LOC115217938 gene encoding tigger transposable element-derived protein 6-like, which encodes MRQLINYQDIDPKISKPATKKFSVYLLYLAPETVALSIFDDNVPAEVKANNAQVVLEAYKGEEEEEEKNQLKRVYLKLAKKSLDQKIIGQNVVRPKDVDKKTFDEVTCQKARRKTVALACNAGNADVCENLRKVSKLRCFKNFIDKLYIDYDYNSKASMNSNTLRSWMIAIDKKMRLQRRKLLLIMDNALRHDIPDKHTNVEIHFLPPTTMCHLQPLDAGIIHNFKSNYKRHQLDQVITQLDESGTYNITDAIRYVKKSWDSVTLSAISNCWHYTGLTHKPESTDRS